One region of Salinirubrum litoreum genomic DNA includes:
- a CDS encoding nucleotide sugar dehydrogenase has protein sequence MTDTVCVVGLGYVGLPLAVQFDRAGKAVVGFDVDEAKVDGFTDGVDPTDEVGDEAVATSSVQFTTDPTLVGDADYVVVTVPTPVDSSQTPDLGFVESAAETVGRHMRPGTTVVLESTVYPGATEQVLVPALERESGLTRGEDFSVGYSPERASPGDTGRGVRDVVKVVGADTESVREDLADLYGSIVDAGIHRAPDTATAEASKVVENVQRDINIALVNELAIACDHMDLDTDAVLEAAGTKWNFHDGYSPGLVGGHCIPVDPFYLTYQSKQDGFSPKLVLQAREVNEYVPVHAARQAVKALNDSGRVLRDSHLLVLGLSYKPGVGDIRSSEVDALVEELREYGIDCTGHDPHAPDEACAEVFDVPVTDDPDFADYDGVVVATAHEEYRDIDLAAVADDLGPDPVVLDVGDVFDTDRAESLGYHYREL, from the coding sequence ATGACTGACACGGTCTGTGTCGTCGGCCTCGGCTACGTCGGCCTGCCACTCGCGGTGCAGTTCGACCGCGCGGGGAAGGCCGTCGTCGGCTTCGACGTCGACGAGGCGAAGGTCGACGGCTTCACCGACGGCGTCGACCCGACCGACGAGGTCGGCGACGAGGCCGTCGCGACGTCCAGCGTGCAGTTCACGACCGACCCGACGCTCGTCGGCGACGCCGACTACGTCGTCGTCACCGTCCCGACGCCGGTCGACAGCAGTCAGACGCCCGACCTCGGGTTCGTCGAGTCGGCCGCCGAGACGGTCGGGAGACACATGCGACCCGGCACGACCGTCGTGCTGGAGTCGACCGTCTACCCCGGCGCGACCGAGCAGGTGCTCGTGCCGGCGCTCGAACGCGAGTCCGGCCTGACGCGGGGCGAGGACTTCTCCGTCGGCTACTCGCCCGAGCGTGCCTCGCCGGGCGACACCGGGCGAGGCGTGCGGGACGTGGTGAAGGTGGTCGGTGCGGACACCGAGTCGGTCCGGGAGGACCTCGCGGACCTCTACGGGAGCATCGTCGACGCCGGCATCCACCGCGCGCCGGACACGGCGACGGCGGAGGCCTCGAAGGTGGTCGAGAACGTCCAGCGGGACATCAACATCGCGCTGGTGAACGAACTCGCCATCGCCTGTGACCACATGGACCTCGACACCGACGCGGTGCTCGAGGCCGCCGGGACGAAGTGGAACTTCCACGACGGCTACTCCCCCGGTCTGGTCGGCGGACACTGCATCCCGGTCGACCCGTTCTACCTCACCTACCAGTCGAAGCAGGACGGCTTCTCGCCGAAACTCGTCTTGCAGGCGCGCGAGGTGAACGAGTACGTGCCGGTCCACGCCGCCCGACAGGCGGTGAAGGCGCTGAACGACTCCGGGCGCGTCCTCCGGGACAGTCACCTGCTCGTCCTCGGCCTCTCGTACAAGCCGGGCGTCGGGGACATCCGGAGTTCGGAGGTCGACGCGCTCGTCGAGGAACTCCGCGAGTACGGCATCGACTGCACCGGCCACGACCCGCACGCCCCCGACGAGGCGTGCGCCGAGGTGTTCGACGTGCCGGTGACCGACGACCCCGACTTCGCCGACTACGACGGTGTCGTCGTCGCCACCGCCCACGAGGAGTACCGCGACATCGACCTCGCAGCCGTGGCCGACGACCTCGGCCCCGACCCGGTCGTCCTCGACGTGGGCGACGTGT